The following DNA comes from Podarcis raffonei isolate rPodRaf1 chromosome 10, rPodRaf1.pri, whole genome shotgun sequence.
AGAATGTCAGCCCTTTCTGTCTCTTTACTGCTCTCATCAAAACTTCAGCCACAGGACAGCTTCCCCAGGTATCTTGTTCTGGCTGCAGCATCAATAAATGTAGCCCATTTAAAATAAACCGATTCCATTCTCACAGAGGAAATTTCAGCTGGCAAAATAGCTTTTATATTCTTAGGCACACTTttgtcaagaaaataaataaataaataaataaataaataaataaatataatccaCTTAGAACTTAACACAGAAACTCCTTTGTCTGCTTAAATCTTTCTTATCTCAGACCATAAATCAAGCCTTTTGTCTTCACTCAGCAGCTTAAACAGCAGTCCTCCTCCCTTCTAAGTTGTAGAAAGTAGATGGCTCACGGGATGTAAGTTTTCACTGGCGGATGAAGAAACTCACTTAAGTTGTAAATTATTTTATTCCAAAAATAATTAAGAAAGGGAGGTGTTTTGTGGATCCAGTGTCCATATTGGCTGTTGTATCATTTGGGCAAGGTGAAATTTCCTCAAAGTCAGGGCCTCCAAGAAGACTTCTCTCTGCCAATCTCACCAGCTCCTTTTCTGAAGGGAAGCTGAAAGCCAATATTGGTGTCTATCATCAAACACCACACAACTACCACAGACAGATGAGCTGATGGAGATAGTCCATCGGCCACCATCGCTCCCCTGGAAGTTTCtcctttgtttattttttctttcctcttttttctttctctttctctcatttttcttttcctctttttctttgtgtttttagttTATCTTTTATATTCCAAAAATATATTGGGTATTTGATATTAACTTTATATATCTTTTTCCAAACTTTAATAGGGGAGGGGAAACAATAATACATACCATCAAGGTGATAGGTGAGTCTGTACCATGCTTGGCTCTTGCAACATCTACTGCTTCTTTCTCCATGTTCTCTTGAATTGTACCTTTCATGTCAATATAGTGGCACTCAGAACTTGCGTAATGACAAGAAATTGTCTGCATAAAAAGACCAATATaacttatttattttcatttgtaaATGCATTTCTGCAAAGGCATGCATCCCATATGAAGGATAGGTTTTACCCCTCACCTCCAGCCCTCAAACAAAGAAACATAGAAATAATAAGGCACAACTTCAGGTTTTGATATTAATAGCTCAAACATGGGAAAGCCTTGACTTTAACTGAAGGGGGGGGTTAGGTGTTTAATACCTGCAACCTCAAATAGCATCTTACCTTACGAAACCCTTCAGTCCTGTTCATTCCAGAGCCATGGATTAGCAAGGGATGGAAGAACACTGTGTCTCCTTTCTCCACAGCAAGGTGAACCCTTGGAATAGTTTTATCATAATCACGCACTCCATGGTACATCTTGTTTACACCACCCTGGAAGTTCAATGCATTGAATTATCTTCTTTATCCTAAAGAACTTAATCTTTTGAAACCTCCACACTTCAAAAACTTTTAGAACTGATTTATAAATATTAGGTCTATTTAGTTGGGTGAGACCAAGGCCTGATCCAGCTGAACAGTGAACAGTGGACAGCGATGTCCCTTCAGAAGCTCACATGCTGAATGTGAAGCTGATGgctctcctgccccctttcccccttgcaTCTGGTATGGAGGTGCCTGCTGCAACCAAACATGGATGTTCTGGCTTCCATTTGAGAAGCCTATTGCCCAGGATCCTGTCTAATTAGTTTAAGCCATTTGagtccatgcccccccccccacaactggtGGCACTGAAATAGAGAACGTTTATTTGGTGAAATAAATAAGATGCTAAAAGAAAATATTGTATTGTCCCCCACTTTGGTATCCTTTTCTAAGGAAGAGAATAAAAAGATAAAATGAAAAGATTCGCTACATTACCTTCTTATTGTTGCATGTATATTGACTGCCCAAAGATGGAGAACATTGTCTCTATGATGGAGTAGTATATGGGAAATTGCATTACATGAAAATCTTACCTGCAGCCCCCTGCCTCCTCTGTCAcagccccctgctgctgctgctgctgctgccacctccttCTCCACAGGCCCCTGCTCCTAATCTTGAAGGTGGCAGGGAAGTAAAAGGAGGCTGGAGATCTACCAACTGAGGAACTGCTTCATctcacctcatgggtgggctggtctGTTCTTGTTCTGATTTCTtatgagggtaaaggtaaagggacccctgactattaggtccagtcacagacgactctggggttgcagcgctcatctcgctctataggccgaaggagctggcgtttgtctgcagacagcttccaggtcatgtggccagcaggactaagccgcttctggtgaaccagagcagcacacggaaacgccgtttaccttcccgccagagtggtacctatatatctacttgcactttaacatgctttcaaacttctaggtgggcaggagcagggactgagcaccaggagctcagcccattgcggggatttgaaccgccgaccttctgatcagcaagccctagactctgtggttaagactacagcgccacctgctggtaaaggtaaaggtacccctgcccgtactggctagtcgtgtccgactctagggttgcgtgctcatctcgctctagaggccgtgagctggcgccgtccgaagacacttccgggtcacatgggtACTGTACCTGCTGGTACTCTCCACTTATTTGTCACAAAAATCCTCCATCCCTCCCTGTGATGAAGTCATAAAGAAATTACCTCCCACTCAGGATAATCATGCTGTTTCAGAGACCCCTTATGACTTCCTGGCCAAACTGCCAGGCATCCATTGCTGCGATCAATCTTCTCCATGGCAGTCCAGGCACAAACAATGCGATCTGCAGGCCGGAATGAGAAGTAGTGCAAATCCTGGTGCATCGGTTGGCGAGTGGTCTTCTTTCCTGCAAAAATTATTTGTATTAGCTTTCATAGTACAGATGCAGAATTAGTTAAGTAAATAGAAGTACAATCTTCCAATACTTCTCATGTAGAGGTGGTGCAGTTTTGGCTACACCTTCACTGGCACTCAGAGACTAGAACCAGGACTAATATTTCTGGATTTAAGCTGGCAATGGCTGTACACATCCAtctcatagaatagaatcatagaatcatagagttggaagagaccacaagggccatcgagtccaaccccctgccaagcaggaaacaccatcagagcactcctgacatatggttgtcaagcctctgcttaaagacctccaaagaaggagactccaccacactccttggcagcaaattccactgtcgaacagctcttactgtcaggaagttcttcctaatgtttaggtggaatcttctttcttgtagtttggatccattgctccgtgtccgcttctctggagcagcagaaaacaacctttctccctcctctatgtgacatccttttatatatttgaacatggctatcatatcaccccttaacctcctcttctccaggctaaacatgcccagcttccttagccgttcctcataaggcatcgtttccaggcctttgaccatttgggttgccctcctctggacacgttccagtttgtcagtgtccttcttgaactgtggtgcccagaactggacacagtactccaggtgaggtctgaccagagcagaatacagtggcactattact
Coding sequences within:
- the LOC128422147 gene encoding phytanoyl-CoA dioxygenase, peroxisomal-like, translating into MKICRQEVIVPGLTVMRDVSASKLEFVLDHKTVSKIQDFQQHEKLFRYCRLPQILKYVECFTGPNIMAMHAMLINKPPDSGKKTTRQPMHQDLHYFSFRPADRIVCAWTAMEKIDRSNGCLAVWPGSHKGSLKQHDYPEWEGGVNKMYHGVRDYDKTIPRVHLAVEKGDTVFFHPLLIHGSGMNRTEGFRKTISCHYASSECHYIDMKGTIQENMEKEAVDVARAKHGTDSPITLMDIWIMRSRLVKGERINL